The Bacteroidales bacterium nucleotide sequence ATTCACAATTCTTCTGCTTTTTGGTTACTCGATTCTGTTTATTCAGTAGAAAATATCCCTCAAGTTGGTTTAAATATAAATATTGTATCGAATTATAATATTCCATTTTCAAATTTTTCGATTCGTTTTTTGCCTGGACTTAATTTAGGTCAGCGAAATTTAGAATATTGGGTTAAAAAAGATACAACATTTTACACACATACTATGAAAATAGAATCAACCTTTCTCGATTTCCCTTTATTGTTAGAATATAAAGGTGCGCGTATAAATAATTTTCGTCCTTATTTAATAGCTGGTGGAAGTATAAAAGTAGATTTGGCATCGCAAAAACGTATTCGCGATGATGAGCGACCCAAGATTAGACTTGGTCGCTGGAGCTATTATTATGAATTAGGCTTTGGCACAGATTTTTTTTTAGAATACTTTAAGTTTGCAATGGAACTTAAGTATGTGGTTGGTTTAAATAATGTTCTTGTACCTGATAATACGCAGTTTACAAAGGCTATTGAACGTATGAATAGCAAAATGCTTATGCTTTCGTTTACATTTGAAGGTAGCGATATTCGGATATTTAAATTTGGAAAACGTAAAGGAAAATAATTTAACTTGATTCAAAAAGTTACCATAATTATTTCGCCCGCTGATGCTAAAAACGATAATAAAATAATAAATTATTTAGCTCAGCAATTGAAAATAAATTCTAAACGAATTGTTTTTATACAATTGATTAAGCGTTCGATTGATGCTCGCAATGCACAGGTAAAATTACAGTTAACCTATTTAGTTCATATCGATAAGTTTGAGGTCATAAAAGAAAATGAAGCTTTTATACCTCAAAAATTAAAAAAAGATAAATCGGTTATAATAATAGGCTCGGGACCTGCTGGTTTGTTTGCTGCTTTGCGTTTAATTATGTTAGGAATTAAGCCCATTGTTTTTGAACAAGGAAACGATGTGCATCAACGCAAACGCGATATTGCTCAAATGTATCGGATCAATGAAGTAAATGAGCAATCGAATTATTGTTTTGGTGAGGGTGGAGCTGGGACTTTTTCAGATGGAAAGCTTTATACTCGTTCGTCAAAGCGTGGAGATATTGAATGGTTTTTAAAATTGTTGATACAAGCTGGTGCTTCGACTAATATTGCTATCGATGCTCATCCACATATTGGTAGTGATAAATTGCCGGCAATTGTAGAAAATCTTCGCAAATGGATAATACAATCGGGTGGGGAAGTACATTTTGCCTCAAAAGTTAATCGACTCATTGTTAATAATGGTATTTGCAAGGGTGTTGAAGTTAATGGTGATGAAACTATTTATGCCAATGCTGTTATACTAGCAACGGGGCATTCGTCGCATGACGTATATAAAATGCTTGATGAATTAGGAGTTGAGCTTTTGCCAAAAGGTTTTGCTTTAGGGGTTCGTATTGAACATCCACAAAAATTGATAAATACGATTCAATATCATGATGAAAAATATATAAAGTATTTACCTGCTGCAGAATATAAAGTTGTAGAACAGGTAAATGAGCGAGGCGTTTATTCTTTTTGTATGTGCCCAGGGGGTATGGTTGTTCCTGCTTCAACTCAAAAAGGGTTGACGGTAGTAAATGGAATGTCGGCTTCGCATAGAGGTTCGCCATTTGCTAATAGCGGTTTTGTTGTAGAAATACGTCCAGAAGATATTGCTAAACAGGCTACTGCGGCTGATATGTTAGCATTTCAGTTGGCAATTGAAAAAAAAGCTTATCAAATGGTTGAAAATGGCTTAAAAGCCCCAGCACAGCGAATAGTCGATTTTATGCAAGGCAGAGTATCTGATCATTTGCCGACTACATCGTATATTCCGGGTCTAGTTTCATCGCCTATGCACCAATGGCTCCCTATTTTTATAGTAGAACGATTAAAGGGAGCATTCAAGAAATTGCAATACCGAATGAAAGGATTTATTGATGCTGAAGCTATTATGATTGGTGTAGAAAGTCGTACCAGTTCGCCTGTTCGTATTCCACGAAATCTTGATACTTATGAACAATTGCAAATAAAAGGCTTATACCCTTGTGGCGAAGGAGCCGGTTATGCAGGAGGAATTACGTCGTCTGCTTTTGATGGGGTAGCTGTTGCTGAAGTTATTGCACAAAAATGGTGAATCCAATTATCTAAAATTAATAATTTAAAGAACGTTGCAAAAATCCAAACATTTAAAAAATTACAGAGGAAAAATAATAAAAAACTTATTTGCTGTTTATTGAAATTTGTTTTATTTTTGTATAGTTAACATCTGTAATGCTTTTCAGGTATTATATACAAGCTCTTTTTAGCTTACAAAAACTGTAAGTGAAAGGGCGGAGCTGTAGAATAAAATGAGCAAAAATAGTTTACAAAAAATTAAATCGCCTTTTAATGATTTGTAATTTATCTTTTATATTTGTAAAAAAATAAAACGCTACATTATAGCGCTTATACATCCAAATATGGAAATAAGGCGCAATAAAGTAGCGCATATAAACGAGTTATATTTCATTGCTCGTATTCACAAGTATTAGTGTTTCATATTAGCTGAGTTTATTTTTTTAGCATATCATAAAATTATCACCTCAGAAGCTTTTTCGAGCAAAAATACTTTTCACACGCTTTGTCATGAAATTTGTACGGGCATGAAAACAAAAAAATGGGCAACAAAATAAACGTTCTACGAAATAAACCACTTTATTGAGCTTATTGGAGAAAGGGAGCAATACAAATTTCCATGCCAAAGCTTACTTAACAGCATACTTCGCAACACAAACATAACAGCCGCTTGGTAGCATTTTTTAGTTTATTTTCAATAACACTTGGATATTATAAATAAATGTTTTAACTTTGTCGAGCAACGTTCATAAAAACGCTACCAAGCGGCGGAACGTTGGCAGCAATGGTAACGGACGACACTACCAAGACCAAACGGACAGAAAAAACGAGCAGACAATGACACAAGACAAAGATTTAATTTTTGCCCAACACACATTTTTTTGTTTTTCTGCCACCGCACAAGTGGCACATTTGGTTTTGCCCGACACACAACGCCAACGCTTCGCAAAACCAAAAGAGCCACTTTTTCCCTATCGAACTTAGACAGCGTTTTAAATTTTTAAGTATCTTTACCAGCGAATGAAGTGTTTTTTAATCATATTCAGTGTTTATTTCTTGGCATTATCGCTAATGCCTTGTACTGATGCACTCGGTATGAATGCCCCCAATACTTCAAAAACAGAAATTACTAAAACGCACAATGGCGATGCAGAACATAACGATTTTTGCAGTCCGTTTTGTATTTGTAGTTGTTGTAATACCCCTGTTAATATAACCTTTGATTCGTTTAGCATAAAGGTAAATAAACCTGTCGCAACTTCACTTAAAATACCCGTTTTTAATTTCTTTTTCGCTTCCAATTACTACGGAAGCATTTGGCAACCGCCATAAATCAGTTAATGAATTTATGATGTTCTGTAACGCAGAACAAAACAGAATTATTTACGGTGCTTACGCACCGCAAATAATCGTGTATTCATTCATTAAACTGATTAAAAATAATGTTAGATAAAATCATAAAATTTAGTATTCAAAACAAGCTTGTTATTGGTATAATGACCTTGTTGCTTATCATTTGGGGAGTGTGGAGTGCCACAAAGCTTCCCATTGATGCCGTACCTGATATTACCAACAATCAGGTTCAGATTATTACCGTTTGTCCTACGCTTGCGGCACAGGAAGTGGAACAGTTGGTGACATTTCCTATTGAACAAAGCATTGCCAACCTGCCCGATTTAGAAGAAACCCGAAGTATTTCACGGTTTGGGCTTTCGGTTATTACGGTTGTATTTGATGATAATGTGGATATATATTTTGCCCGACAGCTTGTCAATGAAAAACTGAAAGAAGCCGAAGAAAAAATCCCAAAAGGCATTGGCACACCCGAACTTGCACCTGTAAGCACAGGTTTGGGCGAAGTGTACCAATACATCATACACCCCAAAAAAGGGAGTGAACATAAATACAATGCCAAAGACTTGCGTACTATGCAGGATTGGATTGTTGCCCGACAGCTAAACGGAACAAAAGGCATAGCCGAAGTAAACAGTTTTGGTGGCGAACTGAAACAATATGAAGTAGCCGTAAATCCCAACCGCTTAAAGGCAATGGGTGTAAGTGTTACCGATATTTTCAATGCTCTTGAAAAGAACAATCAGAATACAGGTGGTGCATACATTGACAAAAAACCAAATGCTTACTTCATTCGGGGTATTGGTTTGGTTACTTCGTTGGAAGATGTAAAAAACATAGCTGTAAAAAACACTAACGGCAGTATTCCGATTTTTATAAAAGATGTTGCAGAAGTTCGTTTTGGTAATGCGGTTCGCTACGGAGCATTAACCTACAATGGCGAAGTAGATGCCGTTGGCGGTGTGGTAATGATGCTCAAAGGCGAAAACAGCAACGAAGTAGTAAAACGTATCAAAGAAAAATTGCCTGTCATTCAGAAATCTTTGCCCGATGATATTGTCATTGAGCCTTATTTGGACAGAACAGATTTAGTTGGCAGAGCAATCAGCACCGTAGAAAAGAATTTAATTGAGGGAGCGTTGATTGTCATTTTCGTGTTGGTGCTGTTTTTGGGAAATTTAAGAGCAGGTTTAATTGTGGCTTCCGCTATTCCGTTGTCAATGCTGTTTGCTTTGGGAATGATGAATGTTTTCGGAGTAAGTGCCAATTTAATGAGTTTAGGAGCTATTGACTTTGGTTTGATTGTGGACGGTGCAGTTATTATTGTAGAAGCCACTTTGCACCATTTGGGTTTGCGAAAATCAATGAACAAGCTGACACAGCAGGAAATGGACAACGAAGTTTTTGTGTCCGCTTCCAAAATCAGAAACAGTGCAGCGTTTGGCGAAATCATTATTTTAATCGTGTACATTCCTATTCTCACATTGGTAGGCGTTGAGGGCAAAATGTTTACACCAATGGCTAAAACAGTAGGATTTGCCATTTTGGGAGCATTTATTTTGTCGCTTACTTATATACCAATGATGTGTGCTTTGTTTTTGTCAAAAAAAAGTTTCACACAAAGAAACCATTTCAGACAAGATGATGAACTACCTGCAAAGCATTTACCAACCGCTTTTGCAGAAAGCCGTAAAAATAAAATATTGGATTGTTGCTTCGACCGCTCTACTCTTTGCCTTTTCCCTTTTGCTCTTTAAAAATTTAGGTGGCGAATTTATACCACAATTACAAGAGGGCGATTTTGCGTTTCATTGCATATTGCCACAAGGCAGTTCGTTGAGCCAAAGTATTGAAACTTCAATGCAGGCATCAAGAATTATCAAGGAATTTGATGAAGTAAAAATGGTAGTCGGCAAAACAGGGGCTGCCGAAGTACCTACCGACCCGATGCCACCTGAAGCCACAGATTTAATGGTAATACTTAAACCAAAAAAGGAATGGAAAGAACAGAAAAGCTATAACCAGCTAGCTGATGAAATCAATGAAGCTTTGGAGGTTATACCGGGTGTATTCTTTGAAAAAAATCAGCCTATACAAATGCGTTTCAACGAATTGATGACAGGGATTCGGCAGGATGTGGCGGTTAAGATTTTCGGGGAAAATTTAGACAGTCTTGCCATTTATGCAGATAAGGTAAGTAAGGTTATTCAAACAGTAAACGGAGCGACTTCGCCACAGGTAGAACGGGTTAGCCGATTGCCACTAATCAATGTAGAATACGATAGAACACGACTTGCCAATTACGGTATCAATGTAGAAGATGTAAACAATGTAGTAAGCACCGCATTTGCAGGAAAAAGTGCAGGACAGGTTTTTGAAAACGAAAGGCGTTTTGATTTAGTGGTACGATTAGACAGTACATACAGAACGGACATAGACGATGTAAGCAATTTGATGATACCTACCAACACAGGTAATCAGATACCACTATCACAAGTAGCTAATATTAGCTACAAGTTGGGACCAGCACAAATCAGCCGGGAAGCAAGCAAAAGAAGAATTGTTATCGGCTTCAACGTATCGGGCAGAGATGTACAAAGTGTGGTTGAAGATATTCAGCAGAAATTAAGCGAGCAGATAAAATTGCCCACAGGCTATTACTTTACTTATGGCGGACAGTTTGAGAATTTACAGAAAGCAAGTAAACGCCTGATGATAGCTGTTCCAATTTCGCTGTTCCTTATTTTTTCGTTGCTATACTTTACGTTCCGTTCGGTCAAACAGGCAAGCCTGATTTTTACCGCAATCCCAATGAGTGCCATAGGTGGCGTGTTTGCGTTGCTGTTGCGTGGTATGCCGTTCAGCATTTCGGCAGGTATCGGCTTTATTGCTTTGTTTGGTGTAGCAGTATTAAACGGAATTGTCTTAATCGGAACTTTCAACCAATTAGAAAAAGACGGAGTTAAAGACATTTTCAAACGAGTATTTGACGGCACAAAGGAAAGGTTGCGACCTGTACTAATGACGGCAACCGTAGCAAGTTTGGGCTTTTTGCCTATGGCATTAAGCACAGGTGCAGGAGCAGAAGTACAAAAACCATTGGCAACCGTTGTTATTGGCGGATTGATTACGGCTACTTTCCTTACGCTGTTTGTACTGCCTTTGCTGTATATCATTTTCAATTCAAAAATCAACATCAGAAAAAAAGGAAAAATGAAATCCGTTACAACCGTAATTGTGTTGTTGCTTTCTGTTTTAAGTTTCAATGCAAATGCTCAAAACAAAAAAATAATTGGTGTAGATGAATCGATAAACATTGCATTGCAAAACAACGGAAATATAAAAGCGAAAGATTTTGAAATAAAATCGGCTCAAAGTCTGAAAAGAACATCGGGCGAATTACCGAAATTAGATTTTAATGCACAGTTGGGACAATACAACAGTATAAAGTTTGACCAATCTTTTCAAGTAGCACAAACGATACCGTTTCCGACTTTGTTCGGTGCTAAAAAACAACTGATAAATGCCGAAGTAAAAGGCAAAGAATTACAAAGTGAAATAACCGTATTGGAGTTAAAAAATCAAGTGCGTACTTATTTCTATCAAATTCAGTATTTGCAGAATAATCAAAAGCAGTTGTTGTATTTGGATAGTTTGTACAATGATTTTATCAAAGTGGCAGAACTGCGTTACAAAACAGGCGACACCAAAAAAGTAGAAATCAGTACAGCACAAGCCAAGCAAGGCGAAATCAATTTATTGCTGAAACAAAATGGAGTTTATCTCAATAATGCTTATCAAAATTTACAGGCATTGATGAATACAAAAGAACCGTTTGAAGTTGCCAATGATACAGATTTTAAGCCTTTGCAGGTAAGCACTTTGTTAGACAGCACAGCCATTGCAAACCACCCGACAATTAAGGCGTTGTATCAAGATATAATCATTGCAGAACAAACAAAAAAGGTAGAGAAAGCACAGGGTTTGCCCGATTTTACGATTGGTTACACTAATCAGTCTTTAATAGGTTTTCAAACTATAAACGGACAGGAGCAGTATTTTAATTCGGGCAATCGGTTCAGTTATGTAAGCGTTGGTGTTTCTATTCCTTTGACTTTCGGAGCTACAAAAGCAAGGATAAAATCTTTGGACTATCAAAAACAAGCCATTGAAGCCAACACCAAGCAACAGCAAATTTTGTTGGAAACACAGTTTCAAAATGCCATACAGCAGTATCAGCAGGATTTGCAGGAGTTCAATTACTATCAGCAACAAGCCTTGCCTAATGCAAACGATATTGTTTCATCGGCTCAATTAGGTTATCGCACAGGCGATATAAGCTATGTGGAGTATTTGTATGCTTTGCAAACGGCAACAGACATTCAGTTGAATTACCTAAAAAGTATTCAGCAGGTCAATCAATCGGTCATCAATATTTATTCAATAATCAATCAATAATTCGGTATGAAATTCAAAATAAAAAATTCAATCGTTTTTCCTTTGGCACTATGCACTTTGCTTGTGATAAGCAGTTGCGGTAGCAAAGACAATCATTCGCATAATGACGAAAATACAAAAGAAACAGGTACTTCTGACGGACACAACCACGAAGAAGAAACGCCAACCATTGTCACGCTTACACAAGAGCAGATAAAAGCCGTTGGCATCACGTTGGGCAAAGTAGAAAACAAGGAACTCACAGCCACTATAAAGGTAAATGGTATGCTTAAAGTTCCAAACAACAACAAAGCAA carries:
- a CDS encoding PorT family protein, encoding MKFKLLLILFIFCLIHISVKSQKESTAPTNLPKYDVIPLHFGMSLGFNYMDFTIHNSSAFWLLDSVYSVENIPQVGLNINIVSNYNIPFSNFSIRFLPGLNLGQRNLEYWVKKDTTFYTHTMKIESTFLDFPLLLEYKGARINNFRPYLIAGGSIKVDLASQKRIRDDERPKIRLGRWSYYYELGFGTDFFLEYFKFAMELKYVVGLNNVLVPDNTQFTKAIERMNSKMLMLSFTFEGSDIRIFKFGKRKGK
- a CDS encoding FAD-binding protein; translation: MIQKVTIIISPADAKNDNKIINYLAQQLKINSKRIVFIQLIKRSIDARNAQVKLQLTYLVHIDKFEVIKENEAFIPQKLKKDKSVIIIGSGPAGLFAALRLIMLGIKPIVFEQGNDVHQRKRDIAQMYRINEVNEQSNYCFGEGGAGTFSDGKLYTRSSKRGDIEWFLKLLIQAGASTNIAIDAHPHIGSDKLPAIVENLRKWIIQSGGEVHFASKVNRLIVNNGICKGVEVNGDETIYANAVILATGHSSHDVYKMLDELGVELLPKGFALGVRIEHPQKLINTIQYHDEKYIKYLPAAEYKVVEQVNERGVYSFCMCPGGMVVPASTQKGLTVVNGMSASHRGSPFANSGFVVEIRPEDIAKQATAADMLAFQLAIEKKAYQMVENGLKAPAQRIVDFMQGRVSDHLPTTSYIPGLVSSPMHQWLPIFIVERLKGAFKKLQYRMKGFIDAEAIMIGVESRTSSPVRIPRNLDTYEQLQIKGLYPCGEGAGYAGGITSSAFDGVAVAEVIAQKW